Proteins co-encoded in one Odocoileus virginianus isolate 20LAN1187 ecotype Illinois unplaced genomic scaffold, Ovbor_1.2 Unplaced_Contig_30, whole genome shotgun sequence genomic window:
- the TRIM68 gene encoding E3 ubiquitin-protein ligase TRIM68, whose amino-acid sequence MDPSALMEAVVEEVACPICMTFLKEPVSIDCGHSFCHSCLSGLWEVPGESQNWGYSCPLCRAPIQPRNLRPNWQLANVVEKVRRLGLHPGMGLRGDVCEPHREQLKMFCKEDGLIMCEACSRSPEHQAHNVVPMEDVAWDYKWKLHEALEHLRKEQEEAWKLEVGERKRTANWKIQVETRKQSIIWEFEKYRRLLKKKQPPGRRLEVEAAAALASLEQEEGETMQKLELNHEALIQQSRVLWRMIAELEERSQRPVRWMLQGIQDVLNRSKSWRLQRPEPVSLELKTDCRVLGLREILKTYAADVRLDPDTAYSRLIVSEDRKCVRYGDTKQKLPDNPERFYRYNIVLGSQCLSSGRHYWEVEVGDRSEWGLGVCKENVDRKEVVFLSPHYGFWVIRLRKGSEYRAGTDEYPLLSLPVPPRRVGVFLDYEAHDISFYNVTDNGSHIFTFPHYPFPGRLLPYFSPCYSIGANNTAPLAICSLDGED is encoded by the exons ATGGATCCCTCAGCGCTGATGGAAGCTGTAGTAGAAGAAGTGGCCTGTCCCATCTGCATGACCTTCCTGAAGGAGCCTGTGAGCATCGACTGTGGCCACAGCTTCTGCCACAGCTGTCTCTCAGGGCTCTGGGAGGTCCCAGGAGAATCCCAGAACTGGGGTTACTCGTGTCCCCTCTGCCGGGCTCCCATCCAGCCCAGGAACCTGCGGCCTAATTGGCAGCTGGCCAATGTTGTGGAAAAAGTCCGCCGGCTGGGGCTGCATCCAGGAATGGGGCTGAGGGGTGACGTGTGCGAGCCCCACAGAGAACAGCTGAAGATGTTCTGCAAAGAGGACGGCCTGATCATGTGCGAGGCCTGCAGCCGGTCCCCCGAGCATCAGGCCCACAATGTTGTGCCCATGGAGGATGTCGCCTGGGATTATAAG TGGAAACTCCATGAGGCTCTGGAACATCTGAGGAAAGAGCAGGAAGAGGCCTGGAAGCTGGAAGTTGGTGAGAGGAAACGAACTGCCAACTGGAAG ATACAGGTGGAAACCCGAAAGCAGAGCATCATATGGGAGTTTGAGAAATATCGGCGATTACTAAAGAAAAAACAGCCACCAGGCCGGCGGCTGGAGGTGGAGGCCGCTGCAGCTCTGGCCAGCCtggagcaggaggaaggggagaccaTGCAGAAACTAGAGTTAAATCATGAGGCACTCATCCAGCAGAGCCGGGTCCTATGGAGGATGATCGCAGAGCTGGAAGAGAGGTCTCAGAGGCCTGTCCGCTGGATGCTGCAG gGTATTCAGGACGTCTTAAACAG GAGCAAGTCCTGGCGTCTGCAGAGACCAGAACCAGTCTCCTTGGAGCTAAAGACAGACTGCCGTGTGCTGGGGCTCAGAGAGATCCTGAAGACATATGCAG CGGATGTGCGGCTGGATCCAGACACTGCCTACTCTCGCCTCATTGTGTCTGAGGACAGGAAATGTGTGCGCTATGGAGACACCAAGCAGAAGCTGCCCGACAACCCTGAAAGATTTTACCGCTACAACATTGTCCTGGGCAGTCAGTGCCTCTCCTCGGGCCGGCACTACTGGGAGGTAGAGGTGGGAGACAGGTCCGAATGGGGCCTGGGCGTGTGTAAGGAGAACGTCGACCGGAAGGAGGTGGTCTTCTTATCCCCCCACTATGGATTCTGGGTGATCAGGCTGAGGAAGGGCAGTGAGTACCGGGCAGGCACTGACGAGTACCCACTCCTGTCCTTGCCCGTCCCTCCCCGCCGGGTGGGAGTCTTCCTGGATTATGAGGCTCATGACATCTCCTTCTACAACGTGACTGACAACGGCTCCCACATTTTCACTTTCCCCCACTACCCCTTCCCTGGGCGCCTCCTGCCCTATTTCAGCCCTTGCTACAGCATTGGAGCCAACAACACTGCTCCCCTGGCCATCTGCTCTCTGGACGGGGAGGACTAA